The following are encoded together in the Nodosilinea sp. PGN35 genome:
- the trmB gene encoding tRNA (guanosine(46)-N7)-methyltransferase TrmB — MAVVRVRQHVNPLSGKYQAPVEAPNWSAAFANPQQPLHIDIGCGKGVFLLQMAQLAPEWNFLGLEIRQPVVESAQKRQQEAGLSNLHFMYCNVNISLRSLLESWGDQNPLQQVSIQFPDPWFKKRHQKRRVLQPELVSTLAEFLPSGGRLVVQSDVEEVAVDMVGRIAENPHFLRQGQDWRPESPFPAQTDRERVTLEQGLPVHRAIFTRA; from the coding sequence GTGGCAGTTGTTCGGGTGCGTCAGCACGTCAACCCCCTAAGCGGCAAATACCAGGCTCCCGTCGAGGCTCCCAACTGGAGCGCAGCCTTTGCCAACCCCCAACAGCCCCTGCACATCGACATTGGCTGCGGCAAGGGCGTATTTCTGCTGCAAATGGCCCAGCTTGCGCCCGAGTGGAATTTTTTGGGCCTCGAAATTCGCCAGCCCGTGGTCGAATCGGCCCAAAAGCGGCAGCAGGAGGCGGGGCTGAGCAACCTGCATTTTATGTACTGCAACGTCAATATCTCTTTGCGATCGCTGCTAGAGAGCTGGGGCGACCAGAACCCGTTACAGCAGGTGTCGATCCAGTTTCCTGACCCGTGGTTTAAGAAGCGCCACCAAAAGCGGCGGGTGCTGCAACCCGAGCTGGTGAGCACCCTGGCGGAGTTTCTGCCCTCTGGCGGGCGACTGGTGGTGCAGTCGGATGTGGAAGAGGTGGCGGTGGATATGGTAGGTCGCATCGCCGAAAACCCTCACTTTCTCCGCCAGGGCCAAGACTGGCGACCCGAGAGCCCCTTCCCGGCCCAGACCGATCGCGAGCGCGTCACCCTAGAGCAGGGCTTGCCCGTCCACCGCGCGATCTTTACGCGGGCTTAG
- a CDS encoding metallophosphoesterase has translation MGQRFRFAIVSDPHIARPETIYNGPNRFHLVEVSIPGIEQIFDHLETLDLDFLLLPGDLTQHGEWVNHHWLIDRLKRLPFPAYVVPGNHDVIARDASDRAIGLYDFPRLYQDFGYSDGKTLHYQREILPGVRLVALNSNAFEPNGEQIRVGYVDDAQLDWLEETLARHRDDLILVMLHHNVLEHLPGQSNSPLGQRYMVSNADAIIERLEAAKVRLMFTGHLHVQDVARRGDLCEVLTGSLVSYPHPYRIVEIEHGDGDLRMEVRSRRLTAVHPWDDLQAMSHQWMCDRAEGFMTKFLVSPPVGLAEHEAAAIAPSLKTFWASIAAGDTQIDFSHLPIDVQERLAHFNSVDSDGNPQAIDNTATLVWPAAQG, from the coding sequence ATGGGACAGCGTTTTCGCTTTGCGATCGTCAGCGACCCTCACATTGCCCGTCCTGAGACAATCTACAATGGCCCCAATCGCTTTCACCTGGTGGAAGTCAGCATTCCGGGCATTGAGCAAATATTTGATCACCTCGAAACCCTGGATCTAGATTTTTTGCTGCTGCCCGGCGATCTCACCCAGCACGGGGAATGGGTAAACCACCACTGGCTGATCGATCGCCTCAAGCGATTGCCCTTCCCTGCCTACGTGGTGCCGGGGAACCACGATGTGATTGCCAGGGATGCCAGCGATCGCGCCATTGGCCTCTACGATTTCCCCCGCCTGTACCAGGACTTTGGCTACAGCGACGGCAAAACTCTCCACTATCAGCGGGAGATTTTGCCGGGGGTGCGGCTGGTGGCGCTCAACTCCAACGCCTTTGAGCCCAACGGCGAGCAGATTCGGGTGGGCTATGTGGATGACGCCCAACTCGACTGGCTGGAGGAGACGCTGGCCCGGCATCGGGACGATCTAATCCTGGTGATGCTGCACCACAACGTGCTGGAGCACCTGCCGGGGCAGTCCAACAGCCCCCTGGGTCAGCGCTATATGGTGAGCAATGCCGATGCGATTATCGAACGGCTGGAGGCGGCAAAGGTGCGGCTGATGTTTACCGGCCACCTGCATGTGCAGGATGTGGCGCGGCGCGGCGATCTGTGTGAGGTGCTGACCGGGTCGCTGGTCAGCTACCCGCACCCCTACCGCATTGTGGAGATTGAGCATGGGGATGGCGATCTGCGGATGGAGGTGCGATCGCGCCGCCTCACCGCCGTGCACCCCTGGGACGACTTGCAGGCCATGTCGCACCAGTGGATGTGCGATCGCGCCGAGGGCTTTATGACCAAGTTTTTGGTGAGTCCTCCCGTGGGCCTGGCGGAGCACGAAGCGGCGGCGATCGCCCCCTCCCTCAAAACCTTTTGGGCCAGCATTGCGGCGGGCGACACCCAGATCGACTTTTCTCACCTGCCCATCGATGTGCAAGAGCGGCTGGCCCACTTTAACTCGGTGGATAGCGACGGCAACCCCCAGGCGATCGACAATACCGCCACTCTGGTCTGGCCTGCGGCCCAGGGCTAG
- a CDS encoding carboxymuconolactone decarboxylase family protein, with protein MDSTRYTRGQEALARIHGHIGEGVMHALGDIAPDFARLIVEFPYGDIYSRQGLLPRERQIATIASLVTLGNAPTELKAHIQGALNVGCSRDEIVEIIMQMAVYAGFPAAVNAMLVAKDVFAELDSNPAA; from the coding sequence ATGGATTCGACTCGATATACCCGTGGGCAAGAGGCCCTGGCCAGAATTCATGGCCACATTGGCGAAGGCGTTATGCATGCCCTCGGCGACATCGCCCCCGATTTTGCCCGTTTGATTGTTGAGTTTCCCTACGGCGACATTTACTCCCGCCAGGGTTTATTGCCCAGGGAGCGGCAAATTGCTACGATCGCATCCCTGGTCACCCTTGGCAATGCGCCCACCGAGTTGAAGGCCCACATTCAAGGTGCGTTGAATGTGGGCTGCAGCCGCGACGAAATCGTCGAAATCATCATGCAAATGGCGGTGTATGCGGGCTTTCCGGCGGCAGTCAATGCCATGCTGGTGGCCAAAGACGTGTTCGCCGAGCTAGATAGCAACCCTGCGGCCTAG
- the polA gene encoding DNA polymerase I produces the protein MLVDGHSLAFRSYYAFAKNADGGLRTSTGIPTSVCYGFLKSLLDMMEVEKPQYAAVAFDLAAPTFRHQADATYKDGRPEAPEGFLEDVENLNELLRDFGLNIYVAPGFEADDVIGTLATKALAEGFCVKILSGDQDLFQLIDPDECITVLHLGNAFAKGAKNGLAQEFKIEEVKAKLDIYPHQVVDYKALCGDSSDNIPGVKGIGAKTAAKLLAEYGDLDAIYADIDNIKGATQKKLIEGKESAYHSRYMAKIITDIPDGELPIDLATCKLDGFDPDVVIPALKKLEFQNFVNRLGKLQIAFGGQAAEETAAKASRALSGKGEEGGEGREVKTAMEGADVAFFTAEETDSAQGVDEVAIQPQIITTEAQLYELLDILSAQKDPKSPVSWDTETTSLEPRDAALVGIGCCWGTGRDEMAYIPVGHSEGEMLPLKTVLDALRPVLESDEFPKALQNAKYDRLVFRHQGIHLAGVVFDTMLASYVLNPEASHNLTDLSLRYLNLVAQSYEDLVPKGKTIADVAIAAAATYCGADVHTTYLLVPKLQAELDEVPDLKALFAKVEIPLEPVLAEMECTGIRVDPDYLANFSKQLETDLARLEKSAYEAAGETFNMGSPKQLSTLLFEKLGLDKRKSRKNKSGGYSTDASTLEKLQGDHAVVDLVVEHRTLSKLKSTYVDALPTLIRPDTHRVHTDFNQAVTATGRLSSSNPNLQNIPIRTAFSRQIRAAFIPEPGWQLVAADYSQIELRILAHLSGEPVLVEAYSTGDDVHALTARLLFEKEDITPEERRAGKVINFGIIYGMGAVRFAREAGVSRSDAKTFIDRYYDRYPKVFEYLLQMQREAIAHGYVQTICGRRRYFNFTDGKLRSLRGTDPASIDLDSLRTNGYDAGMLRAAANAPIQGSSADIIKIAMIHLHELLKDYQANLLLQVHDELVFEVPPDEWEELQPQIIAVMESAVDLKVPLKVEAHAGPNWMEAK, from the coding sequence ATGCTGGTAGACGGCCATTCCCTGGCCTTTCGCTCTTACTACGCCTTCGCCAAAAACGCCGACGGTGGTCTGCGCACCTCCACGGGCATTCCCACCAGCGTGTGCTACGGCTTTCTCAAATCGCTGCTCGACATGATGGAGGTCGAAAAGCCCCAGTATGCCGCCGTGGCCTTTGACCTGGCTGCGCCCACCTTTCGCCACCAGGCCGACGCCACCTATAAAGATGGTCGCCCCGAAGCGCCGGAAGGGTTTCTAGAAGATGTGGAGAACCTCAACGAGCTGCTGAGGGATTTTGGCCTGAATATCTACGTGGCCCCTGGCTTTGAGGCCGACGACGTGATTGGCACCCTGGCCACCAAAGCCCTGGCGGAGGGCTTCTGCGTCAAAATTCTCAGCGGCGATCAGGATTTGTTTCAGCTGATCGACCCCGACGAGTGCATCACCGTGCTGCACCTGGGCAACGCTTTTGCCAAGGGGGCCAAGAATGGCCTAGCCCAGGAATTCAAGATTGAAGAGGTCAAAGCCAAGCTCGATATCTACCCCCACCAGGTGGTGGACTACAAAGCGCTATGCGGCGACTCGTCCGACAATATTCCTGGCGTTAAGGGTATTGGGGCCAAGACCGCCGCTAAGCTGCTGGCGGAGTACGGCGATTTGGATGCCATCTATGCCGACATCGACAACATCAAAGGCGCGACCCAGAAAAAGCTGATCGAGGGCAAAGAGTCGGCTTACCACTCGCGCTACATGGCCAAGATCATCACCGATATTCCCGATGGGGAATTGCCGATTGATCTGGCCACCTGCAAGCTGGATGGCTTTGACCCCGATGTGGTAATTCCGGCGCTCAAAAAGCTGGAGTTTCAGAACTTCGTCAACCGCCTGGGCAAGCTGCAAATTGCCTTTGGCGGCCAGGCGGCTGAGGAGACAGCGGCAAAGGCGAGTCGGGCGCTGAGTGGAAAAGGTGAGGAAGGTGGGGAAGGTAGGGAAGTCAAGACTGCGATGGAGGGGGCCGATGTGGCCTTCTTTACGGCGGAGGAGACTGACAGCGCCCAGGGGGTGGATGAAGTTGCCATTCAACCCCAAATCATCACCACCGAAGCCCAACTCTACGAACTGCTCGACATTCTCTCTGCCCAAAAAGACCCCAAATCTCCTGTTTCCTGGGACACCGAAACAACATCGCTGGAGCCGAGGGATGCCGCGCTGGTGGGCATTGGCTGCTGCTGGGGCACAGGTCGCGACGAGATGGCCTACATTCCGGTGGGGCACAGCGAGGGGGAAATGCTGCCGCTAAAGACGGTGCTAGACGCGCTGCGTCCCGTGCTCGAAAGCGACGAATTCCCTAAGGCGCTGCAAAACGCCAAGTACGATCGCCTGGTATTCCGCCACCAGGGCATTCACCTGGCGGGGGTGGTGTTTGACACTATGCTGGCTAGCTACGTGCTGAACCCTGAGGCCAGCCACAACCTCACCGACCTCAGCCTGCGCTACCTCAACCTGGTGGCCCAGAGCTACGAAGATCTGGTGCCCAAGGGCAAGACCATTGCCGATGTGGCGATCGCCGCTGCCGCCACCTACTGCGGAGCCGACGTGCACACCACCTACCTGCTGGTGCCCAAACTCCAGGCCGAGCTAGACGAAGTTCCTGACCTCAAAGCTCTGTTTGCCAAGGTCGAGATTCCCCTGGAGCCGGTGCTGGCGGAGATGGAATGCACGGGGATTCGCGTTGACCCCGACTACCTGGCCAATTTCTCCAAGCAGCTCGAAACTGACCTGGCCCGCCTGGAAAAATCTGCCTACGAAGCCGCCGGGGAAACCTTCAACATGGGTTCGCCTAAACAGCTCAGCACGCTGTTGTTTGAAAAGCTGGGCCTCGACAAGCGCAAGTCGCGTAAAAACAAGTCGGGCGGTTATTCTACCGATGCCTCGACCCTAGAGAAACTCCAGGGCGACCACGCCGTGGTGGATCTGGTGGTGGAGCACCGCACCCTCTCCAAGCTCAAATCCACCTACGTGGATGCCCTGCCGACGCTGATTCGCCCCGACACCCACCGGGTGCACACCGACTTTAACCAGGCGGTGACGGCCACCGGGCGGCTGTCGTCGTCGAACCCCAACCTGCAAAACATCCCCATTCGCACCGCCTTTAGCCGCCAGATTCGCGCCGCGTTCATTCCAGAGCCAGGCTGGCAGTTGGTGGCCGCCGACTACTCGCAGATCGAGCTGCGGATTCTCGCCCACCTCAGCGGCGAGCCGGTGCTGGTGGAGGCCTACAGCACGGGCGACGACGTCCACGCCCTCACCGCCCGGCTGCTGTTTGAGAAAGAGGACATCACCCCGGAAGAGCGGCGGGCGGGCAAGGTGATCAACTTTGGCATTATCTACGGCATGGGGGCGGTGCGCTTTGCCCGCGAGGCCGGGGTGAGCCGCAGCGACGCCAAGACCTTTATCGATCGCTACTACGATCGCTACCCCAAGGTGTTTGAGTACCTGCTGCAAATGCAGCGGGAGGCGATCGCCCACGGCTATGTACAAACCATCTGCGGCAGGCGCAGGTATTTTAATTTCACGGATGGGAAACTGCGATCGCTGCGCGGCACCGACCCCGCCTCTATCGATCTCGACAGCCTCCGCACCAATGGCTATGACGCCGGTATGCTGCGGGCCGCCGCCAATGCTCCGATCCAGGGCAGCAGCGCCGACATCATCAAAATCGCCATGATTCACCTGCACGAATTATTAAAGGATTACCAGGCCAACCTGCTCCTACAAGTCCACGACGAACTGGTGTTTGAGGTGCCCCCCGATGAGTGGGAAGAACTCCAGCCCCAGATTATCGCCGTGATGGAGTCTGCCGTAGACCTCAAGGTGCCCCTCAAAGTCGAAGCCCACGCTGGCCCCAACTGGATGGAAGCCAAGTAA
- a CDS encoding GUN4 domain-containing protein, whose protein sequence is MAKMLSLKPLGCVLTVALVTTATIPGDAQSNPSRIACETMAYLGQGGSLTYRLAGSLPEPGANNLPNSTGTALTLTVQWQDRTGRVQTLLNAAALSDYGQLAPDADYAQLPFEDPFRGQPNNADRLYSAPDSVHGLYLSLRPTSGQPQQMQTVHYLAPGEYLRSMAGTCQTANADGDAAIDAQLTLLQERLQAEDWAGADRVTRLLLAPGTASLPPFEPLPSDPVSLRPELINAIDQMWLTASDGRFGLSVQRRLWQEALAEHANNGAAAVNAFRDRVGWKLAAPRPEVDFISSDWLNESEVTYSLQAPAGHLPWAGVSDEVVQAIAVPPPGVHCGICTVDAMQLRNEHFYRYIPQLMERVALYLDPPLSQNVE, encoded by the coding sequence ATGGCTAAGATGCTGAGCCTGAAACCGTTAGGCTGTGTCTTGACGGTTGCGCTGGTAACCACTGCAACCATCCCCGGCGATGCCCAGAGCAACCCCTCCCGCATTGCCTGTGAAACAATGGCTTATCTGGGCCAGGGAGGAAGTTTAACCTACCGACTGGCGGGCAGCCTGCCGGAGCCTGGGGCGAACAATCTGCCAAACTCGACGGGCACAGCCCTGACCCTAACGGTGCAGTGGCAAGACCGAACAGGGCGGGTGCAGACCCTGCTCAATGCCGCTGCCCTAAGCGACTATGGGCAACTGGCTCCCGATGCGGACTATGCTCAACTGCCCTTTGAAGACCCGTTTCGCGGTCAGCCCAACAATGCCGATCGCCTGTACAGCGCACCAGATTCGGTGCATGGCCTCTACCTCAGTCTGCGACCCACCAGCGGACAGCCCCAGCAGATGCAGACGGTTCACTACCTGGCCCCCGGTGAGTACCTGCGCTCTATGGCGGGCACCTGTCAGACGGCGAATGCCGACGGCGATGCGGCGATCGATGCGCAGTTGACGCTCCTTCAGGAACGACTCCAGGCTGAGGATTGGGCCGGGGCGGATCGAGTCACCCGGCTGCTGCTGGCCCCAGGCACCGCCTCACTGCCACCCTTCGAGCCGCTGCCCTCTGATCCAGTTTCGTTGCGGCCAGAGCTGATCAACGCCATCGACCAGATGTGGCTGACGGCCAGCGACGGGCGATTTGGGCTCAGTGTGCAGCGGCGGCTTTGGCAAGAGGCCCTGGCTGAGCATGCCAACAATGGTGCGGCGGCGGTGAATGCCTTTCGCGATCGCGTCGGCTGGAAGCTGGCGGCTCCTCGCCCTGAGGTTGACTTCATCAGCAGTGACTGGCTGAACGAGTCGGAAGTGACCTACTCGTTGCAGGCCCCGGCAGGACATCTGCCCTGGGCTGGCGTATCGGATGAGGTGGTGCAGGCGATCGCGGTTCCACCCCCAGGGGTTCACTGTGGCATCTGCACGGTCGATGCCATGCAGCTCCGCAACGAACACTTCTATAGATACATTCCCCAGCTGATGGAACGGGTAGCGTTGTATCTAGACCCGCCGCTCTCCCAAAATGTAGAGTAG
- a CDS encoding chlorophyll a/b-binding protein translates to MANLEPTVTPTIERSKAGFNDYAERLNGRAAMLGFVALVLFELATGQAIVTWLGLR, encoded by the coding sequence ATGGCCAACCTCGAACCCACCGTCACCCCCACCATCGAGCGCTCGAAGGCGGGCTTTAACGACTACGCCGAGCGGCTTAACGGGCGCGCCGCCATGCTGGGGTTTGTGGCGCTGGTGCTGTTTGAGCTGGCGACTGGGCAGGCGATCGTCACCTGGCTGGGTCTGCGCTAG
- a CDS encoding YkvA family protein, translated as MAKRFFGKPFMNWYRKLLRNSRYRWVVLLGTLVYLVSPIDIAPDAIPILGWLDDGLIATIAITEISQILLDRKRNLRQAQEPITTASAVDTGETVIDIDAVAVS; from the coding sequence ATGGCAAAGCGATTTTTTGGTAAGCCTTTTATGAACTGGTACCGCAAGTTGTTGCGTAACTCGAGATATCGCTGGGTTGTGCTGCTGGGCACCCTGGTTTACCTGGTCAGCCCCATTGATATTGCCCCTGACGCGATTCCCATTTTGGGTTGGCTTGACGATGGCCTGATCGCCACGATCGCCATCACCGAAATCAGCCAAATTTTGCTCGATCGCAAGCGCAATCTGCGCCAGGCCCAAGAGCCAATCACTACAGCCAGTGCTGTAGATACCGGCGAAACAGTGATTGATATAGATGCCGTCGCTGTGAGCTAG
- the upp gene encoding uracil phosphoribosyltransferase, translating into MSSFQLRIYVPPHPLVKHWLGVARDADTPGPLFRSAMEELGRWLTYEAIREWIPTMDTTVNTPLGPAPATFINPEVPTMIVPILRAGLALMPGIQALLPLASVYHVGFVRNEETLEASCYLNKLPAQLDPATRVIISEPMLATGGTIMAMMEELTQRGIDPAVVRIISIVAAPPALQKLAAAYPTVTIYTAMIDETVNEHGFIVPGLGDAGDRTFGT; encoded by the coding sequence ATGTCATCCTTTCAACTGCGTATTTATGTGCCGCCGCATCCCCTGGTGAAGCATTGGCTGGGGGTCGCCCGCGATGCCGACACGCCGGGGCCGCTGTTTCGCTCGGCGATGGAAGAACTGGGTCGCTGGCTCACCTATGAGGCCATCCGCGAGTGGATACCAACAATGGATACAACGGTGAATACTCCCCTCGGCCCGGCCCCGGCCACTTTTATCAATCCTGAGGTGCCGACGATGATCGTGCCGATTCTGCGGGCGGGGCTGGCGCTGATGCCGGGCATTCAGGCGCTGCTGCCCCTGGCTTCGGTGTACCACGTGGGCTTTGTGCGCAATGAAGAAACCCTGGAGGCCAGCTGCTACCTCAACAAGCTGCCGGCTCAGCTCGACCCCGCCACGCGGGTGATCATCAGCGAGCCCATGCTGGCCACGGGCGGCACCATTATGGCGATGATGGAGGAGCTGACCCAGCGGGGCATTGACCCGGCGGTGGTGCGAATCATCTCGATTGTGGCGGCCCCCCCGGCTCTGCAAAAGCTGGCGGCGGCCTATCCCACGGTGACGATCTACACCGCCATGATCGATGAGACGGTGAATGAGCACGGGTTTATCGTGCCGGGGCTGGGGGATGCGGGCGATCGCACCTTTGGCACCTGA
- a CDS encoding YggT family protein gives MDILVQTLTTFLSIYTILLIVRILLSWFPNVDWFSPPFSVLSQLTDPYLNLFRSIIPPLGGIDLSPILAFLLLSFVRQGLVAIAAATASSYAYF, from the coding sequence ATGGACATATTGGTACAAACCCTCACAACTTTTCTCTCGATTTATACGATCCTGCTGATCGTTCGCATTCTTTTGAGCTGGTTTCCCAATGTGGATTGGTTTAGCCCCCCCTTCTCCGTGCTGAGCCAGCTGACCGATCCCTACCTGAACCTGTTTCGCTCGATCATTCCTCCCTTAGGCGGTATTGACCTCTCGCCCATCCTTGCCTTTTTGCTGCTTTCCTTTGTGCGCCAGGGGTTGGTGGCGATCGCCGCCGCTACCGCCTCCAGCTACGCCTACTTCTAA
- the lysS gene encoding lysine--tRNA ligase, translating to MSSDSNRPGQSASSLEDIRAARLQKVEDLKHLGQNPFAYRWDVTDHTADLQAKYADLEAGAEVDTQVSLAGRILARRVFGKLAFFTLQDESGIIQLYLEKATIQAHMGAADAQAFEHLKQLTDGGDILGVRGTIKRTEKGELSVKVQEYSLLTKALLPLPDKWHGLTDVEKRYRQRYVDLIVNPTVRDTFRKRALITSGIRRYLEDRGFLEIETPVLQSEAGGAEARPFVTYHNTLEMDLYLRIATELHLKRLVVGGFERVFEIGRIFRNEGVSTRHNPEFTSVEFYQAYADYHDLMNLTEDLIATLAKDILGTLKITYQGADIDLTPPWRRVTMHDLVQEHTGLDFRQFTTLDEAKAAVSDLRLHGVGDCDSIGKLLNEVFEQKIEETLIQPTFLIDHPVEISPLSKPHRSRPGVVERFELFVVGRETANGFSELTDPVDQRQRFELQAARKAAGDLEATGVDEDFLTALEYGMPPTCGEGIGIDRLVMLLTDSPSIRDVIAFPLLKPERED from the coding sequence ATGTCGTCTGATTCTAACCGCCCCGGCCAAAGCGCCTCTAGCCTTGAAGACATTCGTGCGGCACGACTGCAAAAAGTAGAAGACCTCAAACATCTCGGCCAAAACCCCTTTGCCTATCGCTGGGATGTCACTGACCACACCGCCGATTTACAGGCCAAGTACGCCGATCTAGAAGCCGGGGCCGAGGTGGATACTCAGGTTTCCCTCGCCGGGAGAATTTTGGCGCGGCGGGTGTTTGGCAAGCTGGCCTTTTTCACCCTGCAAGACGAGAGCGGCATCATTCAGCTCTATCTCGAAAAGGCCACCATTCAAGCGCACATGGGCGCGGCGGATGCGCAGGCCTTTGAGCACCTCAAGCAGCTCACCGATGGGGGCGACATTCTCGGCGTGCGCGGCACCATCAAGCGCACCGAAAAAGGTGAACTCTCGGTCAAAGTGCAGGAGTATAGCCTGCTGACCAAGGCGCTGCTGCCTCTGCCCGACAAGTGGCACGGCCTCACCGATGTGGAGAAGCGCTACCGCCAGCGCTACGTCGATCTGATCGTCAACCCCACCGTGCGCGACACCTTTCGCAAGCGGGCGCTGATCACCTCGGGCATTCGCCGCTACCTAGAAGACAGAGGGTTCTTGGAGATCGAAACCCCGGTGCTGCAAAGCGAGGCCGGGGGAGCCGAGGCGCGCCCCTTTGTCACCTACCACAACACCCTGGAGATGGATCTCTACCTGCGCATTGCCACCGAGTTGCACCTGAAGCGACTGGTGGTGGGTGGCTTTGAGCGGGTGTTTGAGATTGGCCGCATCTTTCGCAACGAGGGCGTGTCAACCCGCCACAACCCCGAGTTTACCAGCGTGGAGTTTTACCAGGCCTACGCCGACTACCACGACCTGATGAACCTGACCGAAGACCTGATCGCGACGTTGGCCAAAGACATTTTGGGCACGCTCAAGATCACCTACCAGGGCGCAGACATTGACCTGACCCCTCCCTGGCGGCGAGTGACCATGCATGACCTGGTGCAGGAGCACACCGGGCTCGATTTTCGCCAGTTCACCACTTTAGATGAGGCCAAGGCGGCGGTCAGCGACCTCAGACTGCACGGGGTGGGAGACTGCGACTCCATCGGCAAGCTGCTGAATGAAGTGTTTGAGCAAAAAATTGAAGAAACCCTGATTCAGCCTACATTTCTGATCGACCACCCGGTCGAGATTTCGCCCCTCTCTAAGCCCCACCGCAGCCGTCCTGGGGTGGTGGAACGATTCGAGCTCTTTGTCGTGGGCCGCGAGACCGCCAACGGCTTCTCGGAGTTGACCGACCCCGTTGACCAGCGGCAGCGGTTTGAATTGCAGGCGGCCCGCAAGGCAGCTGGCGACCTGGAAGCCACCGGAGTGGATGAAGATTTTCTCACGGCCCTGGAGTACGGTATGCCGCCTACCTGCGGCGAGGGAATTGGCATCGATCGCCTGGTGATGCTGCTCACCGACAGCCCCAGCATTCGCGATGTGATTGCATTTCCTTTGCTGAAGCCGGAGCGGGAAGATTAG
- a CDS encoding helix-turn-helix domain-containing protein: protein MSSDRVDYSPALRSLMTQAGVASYRALSQTSGVSRSAIDSLRQGQVGRLRVEVLQRLGQALGLSLETLVDKFSLNPSQPGGGSGAEAMAQVKALRQECDRLQTQLTTQAATVRQQVQQEAIAQLEPWLVQWPTAAHAAQQKADLPAQKLLPLLRPVETLVQSWGLTPIETVGAEVAYDPQIHQPKAGVLSPGQPGRVSHVGYRQGDRLLYRAKVTPIQP from the coding sequence TTGAGTTCTGATCGGGTGGACTACAGCCCGGCGCTGCGATCGCTGATGACCCAGGCCGGTGTGGCCAGCTACCGCGCCCTCAGCCAGACCAGCGGTGTATCCCGCTCGGCGATCGACAGCCTGCGCCAGGGGCAGGTCGGGCGGCTGCGGGTGGAGGTGCTGCAACGCCTCGGCCAAGCCCTGGGACTGTCGCTAGAGACTTTGGTGGATAAATTTTCGCTTAACCCCTCCCAGCCGGGAGGGGGCTCTGGGGCGGAGGCGATGGCGCAAGTGAAAGCTCTGCGGCAGGAGTGCGATCGCCTGCAAACCCAGCTCACCACCCAGGCCGCCACCGTGCGCCAGCAGGTGCAGCAGGAGGCGATCGCCCAGCTGGAGCCCTGGCTGGTGCAGTGGCCCACCGCCGCCCATGCCGCCCAGCAAAAAGCCGATCTGCCCGCCCAAAAGCTGCTGCCGCTGCTGCGCCCCGTCGAAACCCTGGTGCAGAGCTGGGGCCTCACCCCAATAGAGACCGTCGGAGCCGAGGTGGCCTACGATCCGCAGATTCACCAGCCCAAGGCAGGCGTTTTGTCGCCGGGGCAGCCGGGGAGAGTCAGCCACGTGGGCTACCGACAGGGCGATCGCCTGCTGTACCGCGCCAAAGTCACGCCAATCCAGCCCTAG
- a CDS encoding NfeD family protein, producing MTDDMIGDVFPEDESPQDIQWATDSIDQPTFPEGAWTDKTALVEAPLEGHKYQVKFEGVYWTAIAPSPEIQLTPGDTVVVLGRDGNELIVQKQPERPAAVANPPLAEPLI from the coding sequence ATGACAGACGACATGATCGGGGATGTTTTTCCTGAGGATGAGTCTCCCCAGGATATTCAGTGGGCTACGGACTCGATCGACCAACCGACCTTTCCCGAAGGGGCCTGGACGGACAAAACCGCGCTGGTAGAAGCACCCCTGGAGGGCCACAAGTACCAGGTCAAGTTCGAAGGGGTCTACTGGACTGCGATCGCCCCCTCCCCTGAGATTCAGCTCACGCCCGGCGATACCGTGGTTGTGCTGGGCCGCGACGGCAACGAACTGATTGTGCAAAAGCAGCCTGAGCGCCCCGCCGCCGTAGCTAACCCGCCGCTGGCCGAACCGTTAATTTAA